The Dokdonella sp. nucleotide sequence GGGCTCGCCAGACTGCACGGCCTGCACGGCCGCCGCTTCGGCGCGCGAAAGCTCGAAACTGACGCGCGCGAGCACGCCGATCGCGAGACAGGTCATCAGCACGCTCGAACCACCCGAACTGATCAGCGGCAAGGTCAGGCCCTTGGTCGGCAGCACGCCGAGATTCACGCCGATCGACACCAGCGCCTGCAGCGACAACATCAGCGAGATGCCGAAGGCCGAGTAGCCGGCAAACCGCAGGCCACGCTCGACCGCACGCAGACCGATGCTGAAGCCGCGCCCGACCAGCCAGGCGAACAGCACGAGCACGAGCACGATCCCGGCAAGACCGAGCTCCTCGGCGATCACTGCGAGGATGAAGTCGGTATGCGCCTCGGGCAGATAGAACAGCTTCTGCACGCTCGCGCCGAGGCCGACACCGAGCCATTCGCCACGACCGATCGCGATCAACGCCTGGGTCAGCTGGAAGCCGTCGTTGAACGGATCGGCCCAGGGATCGAGGAACGACTTCAGACGCTTGAAGCGGTATTCCTCGAAGATCGCCGCCCAGGCGATTGCCGGTGCGACGACCGCACCGAGCATCGCGAGGTTGCGCAGGCGCGCACCACCAAGCCAAACCATGCCGAGCGACACCGCCATCAGCAGCATCGCGCTGCCGAAATCCGGCTGCGCGAGGAGCAAGCCGACCAGCAGCACGCCGATGCCGAGCGGCTTGAACACACCGAACATGCTCGACTGCAGGCTGTCGCGGTGGCGCACCAGGTAGCTGGCGAGATAGGCGATGAAGATCAGCTTGACCGCCTCGACCGACTGGAACCCCGAAATGCCCAGGTTGATCCAGCGCCGCGCACCATTGATGCGTGTGCCGATGCCGGGCACGAACACGAGCAACAGCAGGACGATGCCGAATACGAGCAGGATGCCGGCATGGCGTTCGATCCATTCCAGCTCGATCTTCGCCACCGTGATCGCCAGGGCAACGCCCAGCGCGAGAAACACGAGGTGGCGGATCAGGTAGTAGAACGGCCCGATCTGCTGGTTGTCGGCGACCGCGATCGAGCTCGAGGCGACCATGATCGTGCCGAGACTGGCCAACGCGATCGCGCTCAGCACGATGCCGGCGTCGTAGCGCCCCTTCGCATCGCTGCGTCGCGTGGCCTGGGTATTGGCGGTCGTGGCGAACATCAGCGCACCTTCAGAGTGGCCAGGCCAACGAGCACAAGAACGACACTGATGATCCAGAAGCGCACGATCACGCGCGGC carries:
- the ftsW gene encoding putative lipid II flippase FtsW — encoded protein: MFATTANTQATRRSDAKGRYDAGIVLSAIALASLGTIMVASSSIAVADNQQIGPFYYLIRHLVFLALGVALAITVAKIELEWIERHAGILLVFGIVLLLLVFVPGIGTRINGARRWINLGISGFQSVEAVKLIFIAYLASYLVRHRDSLQSSMFGVFKPLGIGVLLVGLLLAQPDFGSAMLLMAVSLGMVWLGGARLRNLAMLGAVVAPAIAWAAIFEEYRFKRLKSFLDPWADPFNDGFQLTQALIAIGRGEWLGVGLGASVQKLFYLPEAHTDFILAVIAEELGLAGIVLVLVLFAWLVGRGFSIGLRAVERGLRFAGYSAFGISLMLSLQALVSIGVNLGVLPTKGLTLPLISSGGSSVLMTCLAIGVLARVSFELSRAEAAAVQAVQSGEPSGAPA